CTGGGCGACGTGACGGGCGCCTACCGCGAGGTGCTCCGCCGCCTGGAGGGGGCGAGGGCGTGAGCGGGGAGCGGCCGGGCCCGGCGGGAGGGGGCGGCGCGGCGCCGGCCTCCCGCCTCTGGCGCGTGGTGGTGGAGGCCATGCCGCGCCCCGAGGTGCGCGACCCGCAGGGCGACGTGCTCCGCTCCTTCCTCGCCGCCGCCCACCCCGCCCTGGAGAGCGTCCGCGTGGGGCGGCGCATCGAACTGGTGCTCCGGGCCGCCGACCGTCCGGCCGCCCTGGCCGAGGCGCAGGCCGCCTGCGACGAGCTCCTGGTCCACCCGCTCCTG
This portion of the Bacillota bacterium genome encodes:
- a CDS encoding phosphoribosylformylglycinamidine synthase subunit PurS, which produces MSGERPGPAGGGGAAPASRLWRVVVEAMPRPEVRDPQGDVLRSFLAAAHPALESVRVGRRIELVLRAADRPAALAEAQAACDELLVHPLLETARLEAEELAPAAPAGG